In the genome of Schistocerca piceifrons isolate TAMUIC-IGC-003096 chromosome X, iqSchPice1.1, whole genome shotgun sequence, one region contains:
- the LOC124721677 gene encoding prostaglandin E synthase 3-like yields the protein MSGDEAPVPPPVMWAQRPGVVFLTVCLEDCKDPVINIDTDKVYFKGVGGTERKLHEVTIPLYKEVDPDKSVPSVKARNIELVLKKKESSQGYWPHLCSDKQKRHWLKVDFNKWKDEDDSDDETGQPEDLEEMMRQMGGLGGGGDSKPVFDDLDAESDSDDEELPDLE from the coding sequence ATGTCTGGAGACGAAGCACCTGTGCCGCCTCCAGTTATGTGGGCACAACGCCCCGGAGTCGTCTTCCTAACTGTGTGCCTGGAGGACTGCAAAGATCCTGTGATCAATATCGACACTGACAAGGTGTACTTCAAGGGTGTTGGTGGTACCGAAAGAAAGCTGCACGAGGTTACAATTCCGTTGTATAAAGAAGTGGACCCCGACAAGTCTGTACCATCTGTAAAAGCACGCAATATTGAGCTTGTACTGAAGAAGAAAGAATCGTCCCAGGGGTATTGGCCTCATCTCTGTTCTGACAAGCAAAAGCGGCACTGGTTGAAGGTGGACTTCAACAAGTGGAAGGATGAGGATGACAGCGACGATGAGACGGGACAGCCGGAGGACCTGGAAGAGATGATGCGACAGATGGGAGGcctgggtggtggtggtgattcGAAGCCCGTCTTTGACGACCTCGACGCTGAGTCGGACTCGGACGACGAAGAGCTTCCAGACCTCGAATAA